Proteins co-encoded in one Medicago truncatula cultivar Jemalong A17 chromosome 8, MtrunA17r5.0-ANR, whole genome shotgun sequence genomic window:
- the LOC11410138 gene encoding vacuolar iron transporter 1: MAGNGDEHRLNLEPEKQSLLNRHTEKHFTAGEIVRDIIIGVSDGLTVPFALAAGLSGANATSSIVLTAGIAEVAAGAISMGLGGYLAAKGEADHYNRELKREQEEIVTVPETEAAEVAEILAEYGIEAHEYGPVVNALRKNPQAWLDFMMKFELGLEKPDPRRALYSAMTIAIAYVLGGIVPLIPYMFIRNASEAVLVSVVVTLIALLIFGFVKGSFTGNKPIRSALETALIGAIASAAAYGLAKAFHP; this comes from the exons ATGGCTGGTAATGGCGACGAACACAGACTAAACCTTGAACCTGAGAAACAGAGCCTTCTCAATCGCCACACTGAAAAGCACTTCACCGCGGGTGAAATCGTCCGTGACATCATCATTGGCGTTTCCGATGGCCTCACCGTCCCTTTCGCCCTCGCCGCCGGTCTCTCTGGCGCCAATGCTACTTCTTCCATCGTCCTCACTGCTGGCATCGCCGAAGTCGCCGCCGGCGCCATCTCCATGGGTCTCGGAGG GTATTTGGCTGCAAAAGGTGAAGCTGATCATTACAATAGAGAATTGAAAAGGGAACAAGAAGAAATCGTTACAGTACCAGAAACTG AAGCAGCTGAGGTGGCAGAAATATTGGCTGAGTATGGAATAGAGGCACATGAATATGGACCTGTGGTGAATGCTCTGAGAAAGAATCCTCAAGCATGGCTTGATTTCATGATGAA GTTTGAGTTGGGACTAGAGAAGCCAGATCCGAGAAGAGCATTGTATAGTGCAATGACAATTGCTATTGCTTACGTATTGGGTGGAATTGTTCCTCTCATTCCTTACATGTTCATTCGAAATGCATCAGAGGCTGTTCTTGTTTCAGTGGTGGTTACATTGATTGCTTTGCTTATCTTTGGCTTTGTCAAGGGATCCTTCACCGGCAACAAGCCAATCAGGAGTGCTTTGGAAACTGCTCTAATTGGTGCCATTGCCTCTGCGGCTGCTTATGGTTTGGCAAAGGCTTTCCATCCATAG